GTAGCTTTTGAAGAATCTTCATCAGGAATGTTGTTTTCAGCACCTTCATAGATTGTGTACCGTTTCAAGAACTGATCAGACAAGCTATACTGTGCCATCACTCCGTGAGGTATGGATATGACTCCTTTTGTGGTATGCTGACCAATAATCTTGTCTATTTGCAGAGCCATTGCCAAAACAGCCTTTCCAAATCCTAAATCCAGGAACTCGGGTTGTATCATTGTAAACTAAATTTATaccaagaaagagaaatacCTATAACATGGCAATTCCTGTCAATTGCAAGCTCTAGTTCTCCTTGAATGTGAACTAAATTGTCTAAATACTTGATTGCTTGGTTTACAAGGAAGCCAGGCCTCACAGCATCGACAGCTGCTTTATAGATGAGTCTCATCTCATTCATGACACTCATCGTCTCACGGCTGATAAACATGTTTTTCAAGTGAACAGTAACATATTCTTATTGAAATGTGCAACCAGAAATATATATAAGGCATTTTTAAAGCGTCTTACGCGTGTgtttgaatatgaaattcttcgttaattattttgttttgtaatcAGTCGTCTGCTTTCTAATTAGGCATCGAAATCAGCTGATCgatttttaaaagagaaactaCACAAAAAGGCCTTATTCGGTTGCATTATTCAATGAAATTAGGCTGTTCCGATTAAAAGTAACAAAATCAGAGCAGGACTAAATATTTCATAAAGTTAACCAGTTAATAAATGCCCAAGATGTTTTCGACTGGGTCGAAAACGCGACCTTTAGATTTTGCGATGGTTATTAGGTTTCCCAAATGAAACGAATTAGTAGCTTACCGTCAGAATTCCCTCTCCATTTCCAGTACGTATTTACGCGCAGAATCCTGACCTAAATTTTTAATCCTTCAGTTCAAAATACGCGCCCTGCAGCTGGAACAGCCAGGGCTGCGTCCAAACACAAACTTggtacgttttttttatctacaattaaataaaaaatcaagaaaaatattaCTAGACATGAAATTTATAATAATTAGTATGATGTGAGGATAAAATCGACAATTGGGATAAATGAAGACATTGCAAAACACTATGACAGCACAGCTGATTGTGTGTCTTTGTTATGGTTTTGGGCCAGTGGGGAGGAGTAGTCAGGAAGAGGAGAGCTAAAGCACATCGTTCCTTCACTGCGTATATCTTTTTCAACCAAAATAACTGTGCGATTTCAAGGTCTTCagttcgtccttttttttttgctttcaagcTCATCGACTGTATtcgttgttttattttataaaataCGATATCTTTCAGTCAGTTTCCTCGTGCTGCTTATAAATAAGGTGACGTCATAAAAGGCGAGAAAGAATTTGTTGGTCTCCCTTAGCAGTCGGCCATTGAGCCCATCTGTTCTATCGAAAATAATTAAGCAAAGTAGCAAACTCTagattgggaaaaaaagaacctaCTCTTTTTTGTAGAGAGAAAAATCGGACAGGAGTTTTACGCGAGGGAGTCAgttttgaacaagaagaaaaaatgtccTCGCCCAGTGCTGGTAAACGTCGTATGGACACAGATGTCATCAAACTGTACGTCTCTGTGAGAAAGTTTTAACTTTGTCTAccttttgtttaaattatacattagtttgcttttttacATAACTATTGGtgaattttggttttggtttcCTGGTCTCAGAAAATTTGATTGTAACGTTCATTACTTTCATCTTTAGGATTGAGAGCAAGTATGAGGTCACCATTTTAGGAGGCCTGAACGAATTTGCTGTCAAGTTTTATGGGCCACGAGGAAGTAAGTGATGAACTGGTATGGCATCATATTtacagttttattttctttttttaattacatcACAGCACCTTACGAAGGAGGTATTTGGAAAGTACGAGTGCACTTGCCAGAACACTACCCATTCAAGTCTCCGTCTATTGGATTCATGAATAAAGTCTACCATCCAAACATTGATGAAGTATCAGGAACAGTCTGCCTTGATGTGATTAATCAAGCTTGGACTGCTTTATATGGTATTCATGCTAAATATATTGAGCAAGCTCAGATACTAATTAGACATGTTCTTTTTCCAAAGATTTGTCGAACATCTTTGAATCTTTTCTACCACAACTTCTGACGTACCCCAATCCAATTGATCCACTAAATGGAGATGCAGCAGCTATGTATCTTCACAAACCTGAAGagtacaagaaaaaagtgcAGGTAATTTTGTTTCAGTACACAAAGCCTAGATCAATAGTGACTgagatttttatttccacAAGGACTATGTCAAAAAGTATGCCACTGAAGAGGCTTTAAGGGAGCAGGAAGCCCAAGAAGCCGCTCACCTATCGTCCGATTCGGAATCCTCTATGTCGGATTTCAGTGAGGACGAAGCTCAGGACATGGAATTATGAGTTTTCTCATCGTTTTGTTTACGTGAAAATTTCGTCGTTTACCACGTTTTCCCTCGTCTCTCTTTCATCGAAATCGCCtcttgattcttttttttcgtcctttttgGCGGCATTCATCGTTTAACGGAAGAAAG
This genomic stretch from Daphnia carinata strain CSIRO-1 chromosome 4, CSIRO_AGI_Dcar_HiC_V3, whole genome shotgun sequence harbors:
- the LOC130694548 gene encoding ubiquitin-conjugating enzyme E2 H — its product is MSSPSAGKRRMDTDVIKLIESKYEVTILGGLNEFAVKFYGPRGTPYEGGIWKVRVHLPEHYPFKSPSIGFMNKVYHPNIDEVSGTVCLDVINQAWTALYDLSNIFESFLPQLLTYPNPIDPLNGDAAAMYLHKPEEYKKKVQDYVKKYATEEALREQEAQEAAHLSSDSESSMSDFSEDEAQDMEL